The sequence AGGCCTGGTAGTCGGATCACTGAAGGCTAGCCCTGGTAGTCGGATCACTGAAGGCTAGACCTGGTAGTCGGATCACTGAAGGCTAGCCCTGGTAGTCGGATCACTGAAGGCTAGCCCTGGTAGTCGGATCACTGAAGGCTAGGCCTGGTAGTCGGATCACTGAAGGCTAGCCCTGGTAGTCGGATTACTGAAGGCTAGCCCTGGTAGTCGGATCACTGAAGGCTAGGCCTGGTAGTCGGATCACTGAAGGCTAGGCCTGGTAGTCGGATCACTGAAGGCTAACCCTGGTAGTCGGATCACTGAAGGCTAGCCCTGGTAGTCGGATCACTGAAGGCTAGTCCTGGTAGTCGGATCACTGAAGGCTAGCCCTGGTAGTCGGATCAGCTTCTGCTTCAACCGACTCTTAACTTCTTTGTCGCTACTCTGTCATCGTCCTTCACTGGTTGTTGTCATAGTTCTTTGTAGTCTGGTATTAATGACATGACAGAGGCGTGGGCTAAAGCAGTAGCAGGTCTGACTCCCAGGTTTATAGATGGCTCCTTCATATCCACAACCAAATGGGAGCTCAGAgagtagtgctgagcgattagtgttTGAGGTCGGTTCTGTTTCGGTTAGATCATTCAAAAATAATCATGGTTTTCAATTTCGATTTCAATAATTTTTGCAAACATTAAATGCaatatgcattatgtgggttgaatgctgtaacacagaataCAACTATTAATAAAAGTACCGTGATGGTAGTGACGGCCCATTacacttattaaccatcatttattcacataactttaatcaaatatttcagttgtgtatattacatttgttttatttgattcatTTATATTAAATTCCAAGTCATATCTATAGAGCTGCTGcttgacaaaatcactatttaaTAATGTAGTTCTTAAaatgtaaataaggcatacttttgaCGGCTGAATACCAAGTGATTCCAACTaatatcaatcacttagatcatgtattttcaggtagataCCCCGCAAAGCAACAGTTGCTCTCTAGATCACCTCACAATCTCGCATTCTTCTCTCTTCCATAGAAGCAGTAAAAGAAACAGACTGGACAAGTAGTTGCGCAATGGATTATGGGTATTATAGTTAATTACAACATTTTACAcactaaactatgtagaatattggcctgttggaaactacaacgccgtactacatcgcacagttcagTCTGGATCTGATTTATCTGTGCAATGTGCACACAAAATTTCATTTAATCGTTCAGCactatcagagagacagaccctAGAGCGCCTCCACCTCCTTGACAaattaaaacaaaacaaacatggaCAACACATAATCATCTCTCCAGAAGTTAGTTAGGTTGTTGTCGTGACAATGGCTGGGACCCTGATGGCAGTAGGCGTGGCCTTGGCCTCTTTCTCAACCTCATAGGTGTCCGTGGAGTGGGGGGTGGTAGCGGTTCCCTCTGGCTGATCAGTCATTGGTCCATGGATTTCCTCGTCCTGATTCTCGACAAAGTTTTGCTCTGCCTCCTCTGATAACCGGTtgtcctcatcttcctcctccttctgcgAAGAAAAGACAAGAAGTTGTTAATGGAACGCACATAAACACAAACATGTGAACCATCAATGCCCTTTAGGCATCCATTTCAAGTGAATGTGGCTCCGTCTTAGTGATCTCATAACCAAAACCTCAGACAGATGTGGTGTGATCAATGTGAGACTAGTAATTTCATACTGATTTAAACAACTGTATAGAGGCCTACCTCTTACCTCATCCTGTAATACTCGCAGAGCAGTGgtattcaaactttttcagcGGGGACCCCCCATTTCTtttcaaaggaattgtctgtagagctccgagacaattgtgtcgaggcacagatctggggaaggttaccaaaacatgtctgcagcatttaaggtccccaacaacacagtggcctcctgcattcttaaatggaagaagtttataaccaccaagactgttcctatagctggccacctggccaaactgagcaatcgggggagaagggccttggtcagggaggtgaccaagaacccgatggtcactctgacagagatccagagtttCTTTgtcgagatgggagaaccttccagaaggacaacaatatctgtagcactccaacaatcaggcctttatggtagagtggccagacggaagccactcctcagtaacaggcacatgacagcccgcttggaggtTGCCAaaaggatcgagggaaagatgaacagagcaaattacagagatcctcgatgaaaacttgctccaaagcactcaggacctcagactggggtgaaggttcaccttccaacaggataacgaccctaagcacccagcctagacaacgcaggagtggctttgggacaagtctctgaatgtccttgagtggcccagccagagcccggacttgaacccgagagaacatctctggtgagATAGCTGTCAGCGATGCACCACAttcaacctgatagagcttgagaggatttgcagagaagaatgggagaaactctccaaatacaggtgtgccaagcttgtagtgtcatactcaagaagacttgaagttgtaatcactgccaaagatgcttcaacaaagtactgagtaaaggggctgaatacttacgAAAAttgtatatttctgtttttttgtcaatatggggtattgtgtgtagtttgataaggtaatttaaaaaaaaaaaatcattatagaataaggctatgaccaaatacttattttccaccataatttgcaaataaattcatttaaaaatcctacaatgtgattttctggattttcccccctcattttgtgtcatagttgaagtgtacctatgatgaaaattacaggcctcatctttttaagtgggagaacttgcacaattggtggctgactaaatacttttttgccccactgtatatatatatttttaacccaTTGCAATTCCCCCGGGTGGCAACACCAATTTTGAATACCACTGTCCTAGTATACTAGAGTGTTTTTGACCTGACCAAGATCTGTTTCAGTTTGAAACGTAGTCAATAAAGTGGTGAATTGGGAGCTTTAACAGTGTGAGGGCCTTCTTGTTCTATACTAGTATTCTTTATTAGCATTTTTTCAAAGTCCCATCTAATACACCTGCAGCAGGCTCGCTCTCCCACCCTTTCAATTCCCATTtgttgcacagtgtttccagGCTCTATATGCAGTAGCAATTGAGCCTGGGGATTAGGTTACTGTTACTACAACACTCTTATAGACACATGCAAAGCATCTATGCCCTTCTATAATTATATACACTTTAGGCATCCCTTCCAAGACGTAAGCCCTCTTAGTGATGGCCCTCATCTGCTTGTTGTGTACATACCTCTTTCCTCATCCTGTAATACTCGTCGATGGCGTACTGGTATTTGGCCGATGTGATTCCAAAGAGCGAGGCCATCCTCTCCCCGAGGTAGTCACAAGCTGAAATACACATTCTGGAGTTTTACCAACAGCATAGTATTCAAGGCAGTATCAAGGTAGTTTACAGCAGGAGAAGGCCATCAACCCTAGTGGTTTATAATACATATTGTCTCATATCAGGCACCCACCTGAAACAGTGGAGGTAGCTGCTCTCCACATATGGAACCAGAAGTACGGGCCCCAGGTCAGCTTGTTCTGACACACAAACGTGGGTTATTACCAGGTTTTGGAACACATATTATAGGAAGTACAGACGTTAATCGTACATTTCAGTAAAATACACACAAACtaaaaacacgcacacacacacttctatttaacacactacacaccctCACCGCATCGACAGGGGGGGACAGTAGGTCCTTCTTCTCTGGTTCCTtgtcctcaccctcctcctcgtCTGTACTGTATTCTTCCATGGTTTCTCCACTAGAGAAATGGATGATCCTTCGTGGGGCTTTCTCTTCTTTCTGATCCCCCTTCTCCAAATCTCCCAGCTCGACACTCTCAAAGTCCTTCCCTGTGCTGGGgatctgggacacacacacacacacacacacacacacacacacacacacacacacacacacacacacacacacacacacacacacacacacacacacacacacagcttgttgATGACAGGCTACTGCTTACACACAATTAGATAATCAACCATTTCTATATTTATCAATGTCCGAATTTTACATAGGCCTAACCGTAGTATGGCCTACGTTTTAAGCGTCAGCATGAGACGATGACAGGCACGAAAACATAGATGCACGAAATTGtagtaacgttaactagctaacgcTAGCCAGCTGGTCTGAAAACACCGAAATATAAAGGACCGATAATAAACATTTTTCATAATCTTGACCTGCCGAGCCTACCTTCTCTACGTCCATCGTTTGGCCCAAAGACACATTTACGTTGGTGAGATACAGAGATATTTCGGCCATGATGCCTCTTTCTTTGTATTCTCGGATGTTTAGTCTGCCCTACACACCCATGCTTGTGGGCATTTAAGCCCTGAACGATGCCCGACAGGCAGCTCTGTCTCCTACGCTGCGTGCCGCCCCCAAGAACACAGCAAATCGCATGCAAGTAACAAACACTGTAGCTAACTCAGCTTGTCTTGTAAGCAAACTAGCTAATGTAGTCTATGTAGTCTTGTTAGCAAACTAGCTTGTTATCTGTACTGGTTGTTAACTTGCATAACTGATTTGTGTATAATTATAAGAGACAGTTCATGTTTTGTGGATTACATTTACAGAGTAAGTTAGCTCCATTCCTGATCAGATTCAATTTCAGCCTTAGAAATGGATCAGATTCAATAGCAGCTTCAGAGGCTGATAAGTCAGGATTCTGCCTAGATACCATAGACAGCAAGACCAcctagttaactagctagctcaCAAGATTAGCCAAGTTAGCTGCTATGTTCCTTGAATGCGATTGGCTGTGGTCTTGGGGGCGACGCGCAGCCTGGGAGACAGAGTTGCCTGTCAGGCATTGTTCAGGGCTTAAATGCGCCATCACCTTCTTCTTCAACAATATATTGCTGTTCGCACAATAGAGTGTGCATGTCGCCACCTACTGGCTAGGAACATAACAATGGCAGTGCATTTCTTGCCATCTGTAATCCTGACTTCAATTTGTTAGGTAGCTGTGTGGTCTTAGAGGCCACCAGTAAGGTCCTTCTAGTGTTTTGATACTGTGTTCATTAGCAGGTTAAATGTAAGGGTTTGCTAAATGTATATTCATGCTTTGTAGTATTGTGTACACTTTGCTTGTGACTCTTTTTATACTAGTTAATTGTGCTTTCACCTGTGTGCTGTGCCATTGAGATACATTGAGAATTAAAACTGCTTGTGAAGACTGATTGTACTAGCCTCTTAGTGAAGAGCCACTAACAAGACCTGTGGATCTTTGTGGAATCCTGCCAGCCCGGTAACCCGTTTCAACAGGTTAGGCTGTTGATGCAGGGTGATCCTGTAAGAGCATGAACAGGATATTTTTGTTGAAATAGAAGTATCCTGGTCAGGGAcagagggccctcggagtgtggtgtcaggaaaataacctcacactcaacgtcaacaaaactaaggagatgattgtggacttcaggaaacagcagagggaacacccccctatccacatcgatggaacagtagtggagagggtagctagttttaagttcctcggcatacacatcacagacaaactgaattggtccactcacactgacagcgtcgtgaagaaggcgcagcagcgcctattcaacctcaagaggctgaagaaattcggcttgtcaccaaaagcactcacaaacttctacagatgcacaatcgagagcatccgggcgggctgtatcaccgcctggtacggcaactgctccgccctcaaccgtaaggctctccagagggtagtgaggactgcacaacgcatcaccggggacaaactacctgccctccaggacacctacaccacccgttgttacaggaaggccataaagatcatcaaggacatcaaccacccgaaccactgcctgttcaccccgctatcatccagaaggcgaggtcagtacaggtccatcaaagctgggaccgagagactgaaaaacagcttctatctcaaggccatcagactgttaaacagccaccactaacattgagtggctgctgccaacacactgtcattgacactgacccaactccaaccattttaataatgggaattgatgggaaattatgtaaatatatcactaaccactttaaacaatgctaccatatataatgttacttaccctacattattcatctcatatgcatatgtatatactgtactctacatcatcgactgcatccttatgtaacacatgtatcactagccactttaactatgccactttgtttactttgtctacacactcatctcatatgtatatactgtactcgatactatctactgtatgctgctctgtaccatcactcattcatatatccttatgtacatgttccttatccccttacactgtgtataagacagtagttttggaattgttagttagattacttgttggttatcactgcattgtcggaactagaagcacaagcatttcgctacactcgcatttaacatctgctaaccatgtgtatgtgacaaatacaatttgatttgatttgatttgatttgaggttgtTTCTCTGTTGAAGCAGAGAAGTGACCATGGGAGGATATGACAGGGTTACGAGTTATGTGATCCCAGGGCACAATCCTGAGATATATTAATCAGTGTACTGGTAAGATTTTGAAACCAGCTATAAATGTAAACCTACATGGGAAATTTGCATAACTTCCATGTGGGTATAAAATGTAAAATTACAtagaataataaaaaaaaaatgatctCATTTGAATGATAAGAAAGGAAGACGTTCTTAATTAAACACTGTTGTTTTGCTCAAGGCTATttgccacagataaaatgacgtcaaatcacgttatatctacagtagctttgattggactgtaaaataatttaaaatccttgtcatatgaagagaattAATgatgagaaattatagataaaatgtatcggtgctcacCAGCCATTGGACAATAACATTatacaacaagttggaaatcgctaattcaacaatgagtggtttggaaagaATCAGTGAccgtggctaactgcaagcattgcaaagcaatcactagcctgctattcagtggagtggttgtgtggtcccaaatctgggattgtgtctcttttccaagtttaaaataataaacgttcaacattggccatgctgtcaatgaagcatgatatgtgtttgacttcagtgagttcaagacaactgggaattccGGAAAAAATTAACTCCATCTGGGAAATGTGtgttgaacagtcatccaactcggaattgtaagttgggaacttgggcctctttctagaaCTATGACTTGAAGATcaatgacgtcatcatgattcaaccatGTTTTTTTCAGAGTTTCCAGTTCTCTTGAAAACACGATAAATCCAGAGattgccagactttgatgacaaaatttgaaaGACCGCCTTTCCactttcctgttcaagtgagcacagcatcACAAGGTGgatccaaaaatgtcttgtatgctgctgaattgatgtaatatgccagggagatatgtataccgtagctaagaaagtaatactgtgtatgttgtgtagtaagctgttagtagcccatttgcctcaccctaataatttggtctatttacccctcttaatttcGCTTACTgttgacttggtggtgcacatgtaaccaataacctgttttagagaaatgtaatcatcaaattttgtaaagctttcattgtctgcttatatgcctcatttatttatcctacggttctgacttggtgtacaggaagaacactgtaagaacagcccaagttctgaattctgtcactgtacatttcaaaagtgcttaaCAAATAGTTACATAGACTACTtctgtcctagctcgctcattgatGTCTTActtgaaattacggattgcctcttatctgcttgtTGTCCCATTATTCCGTCATTTGTACATCGCAAttggaaaccacatttgtttaagcaagtcagccatatcagctatgttttttgaAAAGGctgtaaatgaggctgaattaactgtttcgctgccagacaaggctccaccagatatagcagtggtaagatgttgggactgctgttaggacagctttatgtaggccctaacagtttgtgggcacctgttaaagtgcaattaatgtatggtttagtgttgtgttgtgcagttctgctggcatgcatcccaattattattatttattttccttgccccaccaagatttacatgctaaaatctccACTGGTACCACTCTGGCACAAGGTAGCAGATTCTCCATTTAAAGGCATTGAGTGAAATGTTATTAGCAGAATCTAGAAATAAGTTAGAGAAGGCAAGACATGTCAAATAGAATGGGGTAAGTTTAGAAAGTGGGAAAGGGAAGCCGAAAGACAGTCAGACAGGAAAGTTAAAGGAATATTGGTGAAAGAAAGTAAGAAGAAGAAACAGACGGAGGAAGATAAGaaaaggagaaacaggggtgatgatgataataatgactTTCCACCCCCCTATTATACCCTTGTATCAGACTTGGTTGTCCGACAGCAACTTGCTCAGCCGTCTCCCCAGCCGCAGCTCTACCCCCAACAAGACCTGATACAACTGGGGTACCAGCAGACCCCTAGGAGGCGGCCCACGAGCAGTGGAAATCTGTTCCGTACACcgcccacattgactctgtttaaaaaaataattgatGGGGCCAGCAGTGGCAGGCTCAGGGAGCTACTCCAAATGATggacagaggggaagaggaaggggtagagaaggggagggggagccAGTGCTGACGGATGGGCTGGACGACAACCACTACAGGGTAGGAACTTTGCTTGTTACAATGGCGGAAAGGAGGGATGTTTCGCATGAACATGTCGAAATTAATCTACCAAACAGAGGGCCGCGGGGTGAGTTAGGAAAACCAGACCTCCACTGAAAACAACTCTCTACAACCCACAtatggactgacatgaggaagAGACAGTTGACACTCTTGGACAGCAATTAAAGATTTTTTGAAACCCCCATGAGGAGCTGATGGTTCGTCTCTTTGTCAATGGGGAGTCAATCGATTTTCTAGTAGAAACTGGCGCTACAATGTCTGTCATAAATTCTAAATCTATGTCCAAACCTCCCATGTCAAATGAATCAGTCACCGCTGTGGGAGCCTCGGGAGTGACTATGAAAGAGTTGCTCACGATGCCCCTACCTGTTAAAGTTGATAACGTCAAATTATTTATTCTGCATGTTGTCCTGTAAATTGGTCAGGAAGAGATCTTCTCTGTAAATTGGGGATTACATGCGATTGGTACTATGCATAGGACGTACAGGATATTGATGGGTCACATTATGACCCTATAGACACATTTTCTCAACTGCTCGCAGTTACAGACTGGCTTACATTGCACCACAAATTTCTCACCATTGACAAGATATGTATAATATGAACAGAATTGGCTGACAGGGACCATACCCCAAGAGAGCTTACTGTGCAGTGATACCCCAAAGAGCTTACTGTGCAGCACCCATGTATAGTGGGCCTCAATTTTGTGCTCTGATTGTGAAATTGGCTAAAGAACAGGCTTTGTTGTATTTATTGAGTTGAGGGGGCCACATGTTTCAGTAGCTAAGACAGATATAGAAAGAGAAGCTATTGTGCCTTGTCCAGACTCTCGTTTTGTTAAAGATCTCAGACCTGTTAACGATGCATTTTATGCAAGGACTGCTGTTGTGCCGAACCCCATTACGATTCTATGTGCTGTGCCGACATCAGCTAAATGATTTTCAGTTGTTGATTTGGCTAATGTTCTTTAGCATTCCGCTGGCATTTATGGTCtgccaaaatccatctcgttccatcttctcccactgcctgcCGGTGGGCTTCCACTCACTACATTCTGCAAATGTTCTCATCAATttaagatttgatttgagttttctgttcccaaaactagaatcaGTGATAAATAGAGTGGATAAAGTTTTGTAGACTTTTCCCTTtggaaaagttttaaaaaatagtgacttttcaaataagttacagTACGTTATACATGACAATTTGTACTGACAATTTGTTAGTTAAGCTATCCCTATGAACCATTTAGtgtatcattacagcagtatgtactggtaatatatgttagctagctatctaacgttagttggctactaatacatGGGTATTGTCCCTGACGTTAGAggtcctttttatgtctctattttggtttggtcagggtgtgagttggggtgggcattctatgttttgtgttctatgttttctatttctgtgtgtttggcccgggtgtggttctcaatcagagtctatcattgtctctgattgagaaccatacttaggtagccttttcccacgtgtgttttgtgggtagttgttttctgtttttgtgtctgcaccagacagaactgtttcggtttcgttcgttCTCTTTGTTATCTttgttatttcagtgttcagtttaaataaaatcatgaacacgtaccacgctgcatcttggtcctctccttcgaacagccgttacagaactacccaccaccaaaggaccaagcagcgtggaagagaagactggacatgggaggacatcctggacggcAAGGGatcctacacatgggaggagatcctggctggaaggaATCTCCTCCCTTGGGAACAGGTGAAGGCAGCCTGGAGAGCGGAGGCAGCAGGAAAAGGAAACTAGCGTTTTGAGGGAAcatggctggcaaggaagcccgagaggcagcccacggggagtgtggcagagtcaggttggTGAGGATCCAGCCAGGCGTGattgtgccagccctgctcttcagacctccagtgtgtctcctcgggccaggatatcctgcgccggctctaagCACGGTTTCCCCAGTTCACCAGGAGAACCCAGTGCGGCCTGTTCCAGCTCCCCGCATGTGCCGGGCTAGACTGGGCATTCAGCCTGgaagagtggtgccaaggctacgcaccagatctccagtactcccccacagcccggtctatCCCATGCCTCCTCCACGGACCAGGCCTCCAGCAgttctccccagcctggtgagtcctgtgcctgctcccagagccaggtcacctgtgtgtctccccagcctggtgagttcTGTGCCTCcggcctgtccggagctgccagagtcgccctcctgtccggagctgccagagtcgccctcctgtccggagctgccagagtcgccctcctgtccggggcCCACTGCGAGGGTCCCCACTTCAGAGGAgccacctaagtgggccaagCCTATGGTGGAGCGGGGTCCACATCCCGCACCAGTGCTGCCACCgtggatagatgcccacccagaccctcccctataggtttaggttttgcggccggagtccgcacctttggggggcgTACTgttacgccctgaccttagatatcctttttatgtctctattttgatttgatcagggcgtgagttggggtgggcattctatgtttttgtattctatgttttctatttctgtgtgtttggccgggtgtgattctcaatcagaggcagcagtctatcattgtctctgattgagaaccatacttaggtagccttttcccacctatgttttgtgggtagttgttttctgtttttgtgtctgcaccagacagaacggTTTTGTttgttctctttgttatttttgttatttcagtgttcagtttaaataaaataATCATGTACCACACTGCATCTTTGTCCTCTCCTTCAACAGCCGTTACAGTTATTGCAGGGGTAGTGGACCAACATTTTTCAATGGGATGAAATTGTAAAGGAGGTTTTGAGAGTGGAATCCAACACCGCTGCCTTTGCAGCCGTGCGTGTGATTAATACGGTCACAGTGAAAGCCACCCTGTTTTAGGTGTGGGGCAGTTGGTCATTGGTCATTCGAAAAGTGAGTAGGGCTAATAGAGCTCGAAATTGGCAAAATGTATTACTCAGTTCCATAGTTTGGGTAGCACCAGGGATTTAAGTAAGAAGGTATTGTCTTCAAAAACAATCTACTTCTATTACGTGGAACTGTGTAAAGAATTGAAGTAGATCCAAGTAAATTTTTTCAGTACCGAAAATTGAACTGATAAGCCAGCACCAATTTTTTGATGGTCCTAGCAGATTTGTTCAACAATCGGTTTAATATTTTGACTAGTTTACATCCCAGGAACAGTTTGATTACAAGAGGGGCTCTGGGATTGTTTACTTTAGAAGGTGCCTATTCAGCTTGATGGGACTGTTTCATCTTATGTGTCTGAAGTATATTTCTATATAGGACTGATGGAATGTCCTCTAACACGTTTTGTTTTTACATGTTTAACAATGATTCTGGATCTCACTCTTTGAAATGTTTCCCCGAGATGGTTGTCTTAGGGAAAATCTGCAGTTTTATAAAGTATAAAAGTA is a genomic window of Oncorhynchus gorbuscha isolate QuinsamMale2020 ecotype Even-year linkage group LG12, OgorEven_v1.0, whole genome shotgun sequence containing:
- the LOC123990601 gene encoding protein FAM177A1-like isoform X2, yielding MAEISLYLTNVNVSLGQTMDVEKIPSTGKDFESVELGDLEKGDQKEEKAPRRIIHFSSGETMEEYSTDEEEGEDKEPEKKDLLSPPVDANKLTWGPYFWFHMWRAATSTVSACDYLGERMASLFGITSAKYQYAIDEYYRMRKEKEEEDEDNRLSEEAEQNFVENQDEEIHGPMTDQPEGTATTPHSTDTYEVEKEAKATPTAIRVPAIVTTTT
- the LOC123990601 gene encoding protein FAM177A1-like isoform X1 — translated: MAEISLYLTNVNVSLGQTMDVEKIPSTGKDFESVELGDLEKGDQKEEKAPRRIIHFSSGETMEEYSTDEEEGEDKEPEKKDLLSPPVDAVRNKLTWGPYFWFHMWRAATSTVSACDYLGERMASLFGITSAKYQYAIDEYYRMRKEKEEEDEDNRLSEEAEQNFVENQDEEIHGPMTDQPEGTATTPHSTDTYEVEKEAKATPTAIRVPAIVTTTT